In Microbacterium sp. AB, a single genomic region encodes these proteins:
- a CDS encoding ABC transporter ATP-binding protein: MTRVEVTDLVKEFSVRDGLRRRRFRAVDGVSFALEPGRTVALVGESGSGKSTIARILSRLERPTSGVVEVRRDDGAPVPAARYRRHVQMVFQDPFASLNPFHSIEHHIARPLRIHRRTRGTDETHERVVEMLERVNLDASFASRRPHELSGGQRQRVAIARALAPGAQVVLADEPVSMLDVSIRLGVLNLLGRLQREDDLAVLYITHDLATARHFSDEILVLYRGRVVERGPADAVILDPHHDYTRLLALAAPDPERIGKVVSGEAAPDRATLDSAVCFNHFTGEWERAAA; the protein is encoded by the coding sequence ATGACCCGCGTGGAGGTCACGGATCTCGTGAAGGAGTTCAGCGTCCGCGACGGGCTGCGCCGCCGCCGCTTCCGCGCGGTCGACGGCGTCTCGTTCGCGCTCGAGCCGGGCCGGACGGTCGCCCTCGTGGGCGAGTCCGGCTCGGGCAAGTCGACGATCGCCCGGATCCTGTCGAGGCTCGAGAGGCCGACGTCGGGCGTCGTCGAGGTGCGGCGCGACGACGGCGCCCCGGTGCCGGCCGCGCGCTACCGCCGGCACGTGCAGATGGTGTTCCAGGACCCGTTCGCCTCGCTCAACCCCTTCCACTCGATCGAGCACCACATCGCCCGGCCGTTGCGCATCCACCGGCGCACGCGCGGGACGGACGAGACGCACGAGAGGGTCGTCGAGATGCTCGAACGCGTCAACCTCGACGCCTCGTTCGCGTCGCGTCGCCCCCACGAGCTCTCCGGCGGTCAACGTCAGCGCGTGGCGATCGCCCGCGCTCTCGCCCCCGGTGCGCAGGTCGTCCTCGCCGACGAGCCCGTGTCGATGCTCGACGTGTCCATCCGCCTGGGGGTGCTCAACCTGCTGGGACGCCTGCAGCGGGAGGACGATCTCGCCGTCCTCTACATCACGCACGATCTGGCGACCGCCCGGCACTTCTCCGACGAGATCCTCGTGCTCTACCGGGGCCGCGTCGTGGAGCGCGGCCCCGCCGACGCCGTCATCCTCGACCCGCACCACGACTACACGCGTCTGCTGGCCCTGGCGGCGCCCGACCCCGAGCGCATCGGCAAGGTCGTGAGCGGGGAGGCCGCGCCCGACCGGGCGACGCTCGACAGCGCGGTGTGCTTCAACCACTTCACGGGCGAGTGGGAGCGGGCGGCCGCGTAG
- a CDS encoding ABC transporter ATP-binding protein, which yields MSGATTPERDGRPVLTVDDLSVVYEVEEPVTAVRGASFELAAGEILGLAGESGCGKTTLAYAIARLHKPPARISGGGVVFHDRDGADVDLLALGDERLRAFRWSQLSMVFQGAMNALNPVTTVRTQLEDVLRAHRPRMPKAERRARAAEVLRRVGVDPSRLTSYPHELSGGMRQRVMIAMAMILEPQVMIMDEPTTALDVVVQRDILREIVRLRDELGFAVVFITHDLPLLLEISDRIAVMLRGEIVELRAAEDMYRDPHHDYTRTLLGSFPSLSGTRGAFIRTGVEDEEARA from the coding sequence ATGAGCGGCGCGACGACTCCGGAGCGGGACGGCCGTCCCGTGCTCACGGTCGACGACCTCTCGGTCGTCTACGAGGTCGAGGAGCCCGTGACCGCCGTGCGCGGCGCGAGCTTCGAGCTCGCCGCGGGGGAGATCCTCGGGCTCGCGGGCGAGTCCGGCTGCGGCAAGACGACGCTCGCCTACGCCATAGCCCGGCTGCACAAGCCGCCGGCGCGCATCTCCGGCGGCGGCGTGGTCTTCCACGACCGCGACGGAGCGGACGTCGATCTGCTCGCGCTCGGCGACGAGCGGCTGCGGGCGTTCCGCTGGTCTCAGCTGTCGATGGTGTTCCAGGGGGCGATGAACGCCCTCAACCCCGTCACCACGGTCCGCACGCAGCTGGAGGACGTGCTCCGGGCGCACCGACCGAGGATGCCGAAGGCCGAGCGGCGCGCCCGGGCGGCGGAGGTCCTGCGGCGGGTGGGCGTCGATCCCTCGCGGCTCACGTCGTATCCCCACGAGCTCTCGGGAGGCATGCGGCAGCGGGTCATGATCGCGATGGCGATGATCCTGGAGCCCCAGGTCATGATCATGGACGAGCCGACCACCGCGCTCGACGTCGTCGTGCAGCGCGACATCCTGCGCGAGATCGTCCGCCTGCGCGACGAGCTCGGGTTCGCCGTCGTCTTCATCACGCACGACCTGCCGCTGCTGCTCGAGATCAGCGACCGCATCGCGGTCATGCTCCGCGGCGAGATCGTCGAGCTGCGCGCGGCCGAGGACATGTACCGAGACCCGCACCACGACTACACCCGCACGCTGCTGGGCTCGTTCCCGAGCCTCAGCGGGACGCGCGGCGCGTTCATCCGGACGGGCGTCGAGGACGAGGAGGCGCGCGCATGA
- a CDS encoding ABC transporter permease, with translation MTNITPTTEPSVADATETIVTRTARELRAARGRRSRSALRQMLPTLTPWLALGLVLIVGIALFGLVGPLFAGDPTAIRDIGLTGPSAEHLLGTTQTGQDVLAQLAIATRGSLEIGLIVGVLATVLSAFFGILGAYVGGFADEAFSLFSNVFLVIPGLPLVIVISGFVPAEARGLWTIAVVLAITSWAGSARVLRAQTLSIRSRDYVAASRVAGERAWRVIAVEILPNLLPVLASQFVFAVIAAILGEAGLSFLGLGASNSSTLGTMLFYAQNGFALSLGAWWWFVPPGLVIALFGMGLSLVNFSIDEIINPKLKNVRLHARRARLARRAARRTEGAR, from the coding sequence ATGACGAACATCACCCCCACGACGGAGCCGTCGGTCGCCGACGCGACCGAGACGATCGTCACGCGCACCGCACGGGAGCTGCGCGCCGCCCGCGGCCGGCGATCCCGCTCGGCGCTGCGCCAGATGCTGCCGACCCTGACGCCGTGGCTCGCGCTCGGACTCGTCCTCATCGTCGGCATCGCCCTGTTCGGCCTCGTCGGACCGCTCTTCGCCGGCGACCCCACGGCCATCCGCGACATCGGTCTCACGGGGCCGTCGGCCGAGCACCTCCTCGGCACGACGCAGACGGGGCAGGACGTCCTCGCCCAGCTCGCGATCGCCACACGCGGCTCGCTCGAGATCGGCCTCATCGTCGGTGTGCTCGCCACCGTGCTGTCGGCGTTCTTCGGCATCCTCGGCGCGTACGTCGGCGGCTTCGCCGACGAGGCGTTCTCGCTCTTCTCGAACGTCTTCCTCGTCATCCCCGGCCTGCCGCTCGTCATCGTCATCTCGGGATTCGTCCCCGCCGAGGCGCGGGGCCTGTGGACGATCGCCGTCGTCCTCGCGATCACGAGCTGGGCGGGGTCGGCGCGCGTCCTGCGCGCGCAGACGCTCTCCATCCGCAGCCGCGACTACGTCGCCGCGTCGAGGGTGGCGGGGGAGAGGGCATGGCGCGTCATCGCCGTCGAGATCCTGCCGAACCTCCTGCCCGTCCTCGCCTCGCAGTTCGTGTTCGCCGTGATCGCCGCCATCCTCGGCGAGGCGGGGCTGTCGTTCCTCGGCCTCGGCGCCTCGAACTCCTCGACGCTCGGCACGATGCTCTTCTACGCGCAGAACGGCTTCGCCCTCTCGCTCGGAGCCTGGTGGTGGTTCGTGCCGCCCGGTCTCGTCATCGCGCTGTTCGGGATGGGGCTGTCGCTCGTGAACTTCTCGATCGACGAGATCATCAACCCCAAGCTCAAGAACGTGCGACTGCACGCGCGTCGCGCTCGCCTCGCTCGGCGTGCCGCCCGCAGGACGGAGGGCGCACGATGA